The following coding sequences are from one Melopsittacus undulatus isolate bMelUnd1 chromosome 14, bMelUnd1.mat.Z, whole genome shotgun sequence window:
- the PTP4A2 gene encoding protein tyrosine phosphatase type IVA 2 — protein MNRPAPVEITYENMRFLITHNPTNATLNRFTEELKKYGVRTLVRVCEATYDQAPIEKEGIQVLDWPFDDGAPPPNQIVDDWLNLLKSKFREEPGCCIAVHCVAGLGRAPVLVALALIECGMKYEDAVQFIRQKRRGAFNSKQLLYLEKYRPKMRLRFKDANGHCCVQ, from the exons ATGAACCGTCCAGCCCCCGTGGAAATCACTTATGAGAACATGCGCTTCCTGATCACTCACAACCCAACCAACGCAACCCTCAACAGGTTCACAGAG GAGCTCAAGAAGTATGGAGTGAGAACCTTGGTGCGAGTTTGTGAAGCCACTTACGATCAAGCTCCCATCGAAAAAGAAGGAATCCAGGTTCTA gACTGGCCATTTGATGATGGAGCACCACCCCCCAATCAAATAGTTGATGACTGGCTCAACCTGTTGAAATCCAAATTCCGTGAGGAGCCTGGCTGCTGTATTGCTGTTCACTGTGTTGCAGGGTTGGGAAG GGCTCCTGTACTGGTTGCACTTGCTCTCATTGAATGTGGAATGAAGTACGAAGATGCAGTTCAGTTTATAAGGCA gaaaaggaggggagctTTCAATTCCAAACAGCTGCTTTACCTTGAAAAATACCGGCCTAAGATGCGATTACGCTTCAAAGATGCCAACGGTCACTGCTGTGTTCAATAA